A section of the Amblyomma americanum isolate KBUSLIRL-KWMA chromosome 2, ASM5285725v1, whole genome shotgun sequence genome encodes:
- the LOC144119379 gene encoding uncharacterized protein LOC144119379, with product MEFLRDSMETRRSFCNLDAVSHVQVASAAAEMSHASCSPASPGSKEVEASPNEFECMYSVPGLPDEPGPSCMAATSPEVLPHRGNKRQKKRRQEVEAADRDIQAVRSAIAAHRPMVTPHVRT from the exons ATGGAGTTCCTGAGGGACTCCATGGAAACGAGACG GAGCTTCTGCAACCTCGACGCAGTGAGCCACGTGCAGgtggccagcgcagcagccgagATGagccacgccagctgcagcccagCATCGCCAGGCTCGAAAGAAGTAGAAGCATCGCCAAATGAATTTGAATGCATGTATAGTGTCCCAGGCCTTCCTGATGAACCAGGACCATCCTGTATGGCAGCAACTTCACCAGAGGTTCTCCCACATAGGGGAAACAAGCGACAGAAGAAAAGGCGgcaggaagtggaggctgctgacaGGGACATTCAGGCCGTGCGAAGTGCAATTGCAGCGCACAGGCCAATGGTTACACCGCACGTACGGACTTAA